The Bacteroidota bacterium genome has a segment encoding these proteins:
- a CDS encoding substrate-binding domain-containing protein produces MMKNKRLFVLLLIPALLLAACGNPKPQGEELDTPTSGTIPLAIDDVILPLAEQLTVSFVARYPKAHLIPRVAPEKDAALMLINDSVRNALLTRKLSQEEEAFFKAKKFGLEQVLLATDAVAFVVNKNNTDSVFTKDQIRRILLGQDTLWSQIQPGNTLGRIRVVFDNPGSSNIRYLSDTLLNKQPLSNSCFAVQTNQAVIEYVNEHPEAIGVVGLNWIGDKDNEEDMSRKKMIVLAAVGDSLATAQTPHQSALALHTYPFCREVWFVKIGKRPGLGTGFASFAYSEVGQLIVQKAGLLAAKPAERRIELKVN; encoded by the coding sequence ATGATGAAGAATAAGCGCCTTTTTGTATTGCTGCTGATCCCGGCTCTTCTGCTTGCGGCATGTGGTAACCCCAAACCGCAGGGCGAAGAACTTGACACGCCCACTTCGGGCACCATTCCGCTGGCTATTGATGATGTAATCTTGCCGCTGGCCGAACAGCTTACGGTTTCCTTCGTGGCGCGGTATCCGAAAGCACACCTCATTCCGCGCGTGGCACCGGAAAAAGATGCAGCACTCATGCTCATCAACGACTCCGTGCGCAATGCACTGCTCACACGCAAACTTAGTCAGGAAGAAGAAGCCTTCTTCAAGGCAAAAAAATTCGGCCTTGAGCAGGTTCTCCTGGCCACAGATGCGGTAGCCTTCGTGGTAAATAAAAACAATACCGACAGCGTCTTCACAAAAGACCAGATACGCCGCATTCTGCTTGGGCAGGATACGCTCTGGAGCCAGATACAGCCGGGCAACACCCTGGGCCGAATCCGCGTGGTTTTTGATAATCCCGGCTCCTCAAACATCCGCTACCTGAGCGATACGCTGCTCAACAAACAGCCGCTTTCAAACAGTTGCTTTGCCGTGCAAACCAATCAGGCCGTAATCGAATACGTAAATGAACACCCCGAAGCCATTGGCGTGGTAGGCCTGAACTGGATTGGCGACAAAGACAATGAAGAAGACATGAGCCGTAAAAAAATGATTGTGCTGGCCGCCGTGGGCGACAGCCTCGCTACGGCTCAAACGCCCCACCAGAGCGCACTTGCGCTGCATACCTACCCGTTTTGCCGCGAAGTGTGGTTTGTGAAAATTGGTAAACGCCCCGGACTTGGCACGGGCTTTGCCTCCTTTGCATACAGCGAGGTGGGACAGCTGATTGTTCAGAAAGCCGGACTCCTTGCCGCAAAACCCGCCGAAAGGCGAATCGAATTGAAAGTAAACTAA
- a CDS encoding TonB family protein, producing the protein MVKETQPVPQRSDMDELVFEKRNRSYGAYIIRRGYSRVVMISTGISIVTFLFIFFLFSVTQEEAPPPPPKLKVTNVELVAPPPVNPNTPPPPPPPPPPPPLQEQVKFTEPEVTEEDVNEIVDQSQLKETQVGEKTQDGDGDEVVETITEQQAEVVQEAPEQALQFAEEMPTFPGGEAALMAYLQQNIRYPLMEKEAGKQGTVYIYFEVDKNGEISNVRETKGVAGAPGLTKEAIRVINSMPRWAPGKMNGRAVKVQMNLPVRFVLK; encoded by the coding sequence ATGGTGAAGGAAACACAACCCGTACCACAGCGTTCAGACATGGACGAACTGGTGTTTGAGAAACGCAACCGCTCTTACGGTGCGTACATAATCCGTCGCGGGTACTCCCGCGTGGTAATGATCTCGACCGGTATTTCCATTGTTACGTTCCTGTTCATTTTCTTCCTGTTCTCTGTAACGCAGGAAGAAGCTCCGCCGCCGCCGCCCAAACTCAAGGTGACCAACGTGGAGCTGGTGGCGCCGCCGCCGGTGAACCCAAACACACCACCTCCCCCGCCCCCGCCGCCGCCCCCGCCGCCGCTGCAGGAGCAGGTAAAATTTACAGAACCCGAGGTTACTGAGGAAGATGTAAACGAAATCGTTGACCAAAGCCAGCTGAAAGAAACACAGGTAGGTGAAAAAACACAGGATGGTGATGGCGACGAAGTGGTAGAAACCATTACCGAACAGCAGGCCGAGGTAGTACAGGAAGCTCCCGAACAGGCGCTCCAGTTTGCCGAAGAAATGCCCACGTTCCCCGGTGGTGAAGCCGCGCTGATGGCTTATCTGCAGCAGAACATCCGCTACCCGCTTATGGAAAAAGAAGCCGGCAAGCAGGGAACCGTGTACATCTACTTTGAAGTGGACAAAAACGGCGAAATCAGCAACGTGCGCGAAACCAAAGGCGTGGCCGGCGCTCCCGGTCTTACCAAAGAAGCTATCCGCGTAATCAACTCGATGCCGCGCTGGGCTCCCGGTAAAATGAACGGCCGCGCAGTGAAGGTGCAGATGAACCTGCCCGTTCGCTTCGTGCTCAAATAA
- a CDS encoding biopolymer transporter ExbD translates to MADVNTGDGGGGGKHQKKGRKSSGTPRIDMTPMVDLAFLLLTFFVLTSQLNKPKATELIVPKPLEKNDTNTTKIPDELAVTVLLDGNKDKKIYFYEGKLPAETGKIQERTMDPQKGFRRYVLERNSKVIAAMNQLRNDYRANKVNKQAFDTLPRTDKYQNQKDAPFFIVKWGGDATYGDVIDVIDELKIGDVSRYALTKISQPEYEVLSAKTGIKYKDMLPPGSEK, encoded by the coding sequence ATGGCAGACGTAAATACCGGTGATGGTGGTGGTGGTGGGAAACACCAGAAGAAAGGCCGAAAATCGTCAGGAACACCGCGAATCGACATGACTCCGATGGTCGATCTCGCCTTCCTCCTGCTTACCTTCTTCGTACTTACCTCGCAGCTCAACAAGCCGAAAGCCACGGAGCTTATCGTGCCCAAGCCGCTGGAAAAGAACGATACCAACACCACAAAAATTCCCGACGAACTGGCTGTAACCGTACTGCTGGATGGAAATAAAGACAAGAAAATTTATTTCTACGAAGGCAAGCTCCCCGCCGAAACCGGCAAAATTCAGGAGCGCACCATGGATCCGCAGAAAGGTTTCCGCCGCTATGTACTTGAGCGAAACAGCAAGGTTATTGCCGCCATGAACCAGTTACGCAATGATTACCGCGCTAACAAGGTTAATAAACAGGCTTTTGATACCCTGCCCCGTACAGACAAGTACCAGAACCAGAAAGATGCACCGTTTTTCATTGTAAAATGGGGAGGCGATGCAACCTATGGCGATGTGATTGACGTGATAGATGAACTCAAGATCGGCGATGTGTCGCGCTATGCACTGACCAAAATTTCGCAGCCCGAGTACGAAGTGCTTTCTGCGAAAACTGGTATCAAGTACAAAGACATGCTTCCGCCGGGATCAGAAAAATAA
- a CDS encoding biopolymer transporter ExbD, with translation MADVQQNNQPENRRRRRPTLQAPRIDMTPMVDLAFLLLTFFVLTAELNKQKAISLAFPAEGESMKVNGLTVLVGKHPEKIFWYRGEFTPGMHLDVTTPGKDGLRKVLADANRTVFENLNVINRQYQLGLLNETAYNEKRSTLRASKSVPFVVIKWTDDASYGRIVDVIDELNRTANSKYAVVKASEAERALIR, from the coding sequence ATGGCCGACGTACAACAAAACAACCAGCCCGAAAACCGCCGCCGCCGCAGACCAACACTGCAGGCGCCCCGCATCGACATGACGCCGATGGTGGATCTGGCGTTTTTGCTGCTCACGTTTTTTGTACTTACGGCCGAACTCAACAAACAGAAAGCCATTTCACTGGCCTTTCCCGCTGAGGGAGAATCCATGAAGGTGAACGGGCTGACTGTGCTTGTGGGTAAGCATCCGGAAAAAATTTTCTGGTACCGTGGTGAATTCACTCCCGGAATGCATCTTGATGTTACAACACCCGGCAAAGATGGTCTTCGCAAGGTGCTGGCAGACGCAAACCGCACGGTCTTTGAAAATCTGAACGTCATTAACAGGCAGTACCAGCTTGGCCTGCTCAACGAAACTGCGTACAACGAAAAACGCAGCACACTTCGGGCAAGCAAATCTGTACCTTTTGTGGTGATCAAGTGGACCGACGACGCCTCCTATGGCCGCATAGTGGACGTAATCGACGAACTGAACCGGACAGCCAATTCGAAATACGCCGTGGTGAAAGCCTCGGAAGCCGAACGGGCGCTTATCCGCTGA
- a CDS encoding biopolymer transporter ExbD encodes MPKIKAPRSAPSLDMTPMVDLAFLLVTFFMLTATMRAPEPVTIDTPSSIDSDTIPKNVMLITIDTAGRVFYNIENPIVRRKTLEDMMTQFKDVKFTEEQIVKFSNMQSIGVPIKDLPEYIDGDASKRKAMDASSKGIPIDTANFEKNEFAFWVNNGRVEALRYRKENPDLKLNELRIAIKADSKSAYKKIDFILDVFKKQKVYNFNLITDLEANPNERR; translated from the coding sequence ATGCCGAAAATTAAAGCACCTCGCAGCGCGCCGTCGCTTGACATGACGCCCATGGTGGACCTTGCGTTCCTCCTGGTAACGTTCTTCATGCTCACGGCCACCATGCGTGCTCCGGAACCGGTAACGATTGACACACCAAGTTCAATCGACTCCGACACCATTCCGAAGAACGTAATGCTTATTACGATTGACACTGCAGGCCGCGTGTTTTACAACATCGAAAATCCGATTGTAAGACGCAAAACCCTCGAAGACATGATGACCCAGTTCAAAGACGTGAAATTCACCGAAGAACAGATCGTCAAGTTTTCAAACATGCAGTCAATCGGGGTGCCGATCAAAGATCTTCCCGAATACATTGATGGCGATGCCAGCAAGCGCAAAGCCATGGATGCTTCAAGCAAGGGAATTCCGATTGATACGGCCAACTTCGAAAAGAACGAATTTGCGTTCTGGGTAAACAACGGCCGCGTGGAAGCCCTGCGCTACCGCAAGGAAAATCCTGATCTGAAACTCAATGAGCTTCGCATCGCGATTAAGGCCGACAGTAAATCAGCGTATAAGAAGATCGACTTCATTCTCGACGTGTTCAAGAAACAGAAGGTGTACAACTTCAACCTGATTACGGACCTCGAAGCCAATCCGAACGAAAGACGTTAA
- a CDS encoding MotA/TolQ/ExbB proton channel family protein, translated as MSNKKSTNFQAYFTVGIIIVLYVVSYIIFDKVMGAPHLFENNDRIKGHPVDGNILGTIYKGGFIVPILMTINLIILTFTIERAITILRARGTGNVANFIRNIRQLIENNRMDEALAACDRQKGSIGNVVRAGLTKYRMVEHDSELDKEQKLAAIQKDLEETTALELPMLSKNLVILSTCASIATLVGLIGTVLGMIRAFSALASSGAPDSNALATGISEALINTAFGITGSAIAIIVYNMYTTLIDRITYGIDEANFSILQTFSSKKHN; from the coding sequence ATGAGCAACAAGAAGTCCACCAACTTCCAGGCTTATTTCACCGTCGGAATCATCATTGTACTTTACGTAGTATCGTACATCATTTTTGACAAGGTAATGGGTGCTCCTCACCTGTTTGAAAACAACGACCGTATCAAAGGCCATCCGGTTGACGGTAATATCCTCGGAACCATTTACAAAGGCGGCTTCATTGTGCCGATTCTGATGACCATTAACCTCATCATCCTCACCTTCACCATTGAGCGTGCCATTACTATTCTCCGCGCCCGTGGCACAGGCAACGTAGCCAACTTTATCCGCAACATCCGTCAGCTTATCGAGAACAACCGTATGGACGAGGCTCTTGCTGCCTGCGACCGTCAGAAAGGTTCTATCGGTAACGTAGTTCGCGCTGGTCTTACCAAATACCGCATGGTAGAGCACGACAGCGAGCTCGACAAAGAGCAGAAACTGGCTGCTATTCAGAAAGACCTTGAAGAAACCACCGCGCTCGAACTGCCGATGCTTTCCAAAAACCTCGTTATCCTTTCTACCTGCGCTTCTATCGCTACTCTCGTAGGTCTGATCGGTACCGTACTTGGTATGATCCGTGCGTTCTCGGCCCTCGCTTCTTCAGGCGCTCCCGACTCAAACGCGCTTGCTACCGGTATCTCTGAAGCGCTTATCAATACAGCTTTCGGTATTACAGGTTCTGCTATTGCTATTATCGTGTACAATATGTACACCACGCTCATCGACCGTATCACCTACGGCATCGACGAAGCCAACTTCAGCATCCTGCAGACCTTCTCTTCAAAGAAGCATAACTAA
- a CDS encoding VTT domain-containing protein, whose amino-acid sequence MEWLDFFKQLTDPQSIIEYGGLALLLFVVFAETGLMVGFFLPGDSLMFISGLICRTRPELLDVHIAVLLSSIMAAAVLGNMAGYWFGYRVGPALFKRNDSLIFKKRYLDVTQDFYTRYGGRALIMGRFMPIVRTFAPILAGVIRVHFGRFMFYNVIGAVAWVGSLGLAGYFLGKIEWVEKNIGYIVLFLIVVTLIPIVITWRKEKARARESQPKAGS is encoded by the coding sequence ATGGAGTGGCTTGATTTCTTCAAACAGCTTACCGACCCGCAATCCATCATTGAGTATGGAGGCCTGGCGCTGCTGCTGTTTGTGGTTTTCGCCGAAACCGGTCTCATGGTAGGCTTTTTCCTGCCCGGCGATTCGCTCATGTTCATTTCAGGCCTCATTTGCCGCACCCGACCCGAACTGCTGGATGTACACATAGCCGTGCTGCTTTCGTCAATAATGGCTGCCGCCGTGCTGGGCAATATGGCCGGCTACTGGTTTGGCTACCGCGTGGGCCCTGCGCTTTTCAAACGCAACGACTCGCTCATTTTCAAAAAGCGCTACCTTGATGTCACGCAGGATTTTTACACCCGCTACGGCGGCAGGGCACTGATTATGGGACGGTTTATGCCCATTGTGCGCACCTTTGCTCCCATTCTGGCCGGGGTAATCCGTGTGCATTTCGGCCGGTTTATGTTTTATAATGTAATTGGGGCTGTGGCCTGGGTAGGCTCTTTGGGGCTGGCTGGCTATTTTCTTGGGAAAATTGAGTGGGTGGAGAAAAATATCGGCTATATCGTGCTTTTCCTCATAGTGGTTACGCTTATTCCCATTGTCATTACATGGCGCAAGGAAAAAGCCCGCGCCCGCGAAAGCCAGCCCAAAGCCGGAAGTTAA
- a CDS encoding dicarboxylate/amino acid:cation symporter, whose protein sequence is MKKLLSNLSSWIFLGLVLGVVAGVMWHNHLFDIIASNGLDTLKTDAQKAFAGKFVYGFKLFSEIFLNLVKVIVAPLVFSLLLVGLANTGGFKAMGRIGAKTLIYFTFATLIALVMGLVIVNLFEPGKALNVASATGIITKPQPFNLTNFVLHIFPKNIIDAMAHNDILPIIVFVLFFAAATSAIGEKGKVVIKFFDAVAHIMLKMTGYIMYFAPLAVFGAVAAVISVHGVGVLMGYIKLIACFFGGLAGFIFVVLPLICAVLRIEYWKLLKYIRDPMLLAFGTSSSEAAMPKTINALERFGCPDRIIGFVLPLGYSFNLDGSIMYMTFATVAIAQAYGIDLTIGEQLTMMGMLLVTSKGMAGVPRASLVVIAGMLDAFHIPAEGLSVIIAIDWLLDMGRSATNVAGNAVATAVISKLENALGQPGIENDAAETEKQA, encoded by the coding sequence ATGAAGAAATTACTCTCCAATCTTTCTTCCTGGATTTTTCTGGGCCTTGTGCTGGGCGTGGTGGCCGGCGTAATGTGGCATAATCACCTGTTTGATATTATTGCCTCAAACGGACTTGATACACTTAAAACCGATGCACAAAAAGCCTTTGCGGGTAAGTTTGTGTACGGATTCAAATTGTTCAGCGAAATTTTTCTGAATCTGGTAAAGGTAATTGTGGCGCCGCTGGTGTTTTCGCTGCTGCTGGTTGGTCTGGCCAATACGGGTGGTTTTAAAGCCATGGGGCGTATAGGTGCAAAAACCCTCATCTATTTCACCTTTGCCACGCTTATTGCGCTGGTAATGGGTTTGGTTATTGTAAACCTGTTTGAGCCGGGCAAGGCGCTGAATGTAGCTTCTGCAACCGGTATCATCACAAAACCGCAGCCTTTCAACCTTACTAATTTTGTGCTGCACATTTTCCCGAAGAACATTATTGATGCCATGGCGCACAATGATATTCTGCCCATTATTGTGTTCGTGCTGTTTTTCGCGGCGGCCACATCGGCCATTGGTGAGAAGGGGAAAGTGGTAATAAAGTTCTTTGATGCCGTGGCGCACATCATGCTCAAGATGACGGGCTATATCATGTACTTTGCGCCGCTTGCGGTGTTTGGTGCGGTGGCCGCTGTAATTTCGGTGCATGGCGTGGGTGTGCTGATGGGATACATCAAACTCATTGCCTGCTTCTTTGGCGGACTGGCCGGATTCATTTTTGTGGTGTTGCCGCTCATTTGCGCGGTACTGCGCATTGAGTACTGGAAACTGCTCAAGTATATCCGCGACCCCATGCTGCTGGCCTTTGGCACGTCAAGCTCGGAAGCGGCCATGCCAAAAACCATTAACGCACTGGAACGATTTGGCTGCCCCGACCGCATTATTGGTTTTGTGCTGCCGCTGGGTTATTCGTTTAACCTCGACGGCTCGATTATGTACATGACCTTTGCCACGGTAGCCATTGCACAGGCCTACGGAATTGATCTCACCATTGGCGAACAGCTTACCATGATGGGCATGCTGCTGGTTACGAGCAAAGGCATGGCCGGGGTGCCGCGCGCCTCGCTGGTGGTAATTGCGGGTATGCTCGATGCGTTTCATATTCCGGCCGAAGGGCTTTCTGTAATCATTGCCATCGACTGGCTGCTTGACATGGGGCGCTCAGCTACAAACGTGGCGGGCAATGCAGTGGCTACAGCAGTAATCAGCAAACTGGAAAATGCGCTGGGGCAGCCCGGCATTGAAAACGACGCAGCAGAAACCGAAAAACAGGCGTAA
- a CDS encoding NADH-quinone oxidoreductase subunit N, with product MKPILVLTGLGILTLLAELFRFRKALFPLVIIGLLGALAATISYAWYDDGAMGTFINGMLRFGSKEAVSFPMITSAIIITTALLWYLMQKDFLSDETNETDHTALVMFMLAGAIILTCFSNLTMLFLGVEILSIPLYVMAGSRKNDLHSNESAFKYFLTGSFASGFLLFGITLIYGAVGSFDMNVIGEVMMDTAKAQPSFLYAGVVLLLVGMLFKVSAAPFHFWAPDVYQGAPTPVTALMSTVVKTAAIVAIANLFLSKVLGPLASFWAPVLAVCAALTLLIGNISAVMQTSVKRMLAFSSISHAGFLVMAVAAVGSSMAPKAIYFYTAAYSIASITAFTVLLNVIKAHRNDNVDSFNGLAKKNPLLAVTMTIGLLSLAGIPPTAGFFGKYFIFAAAFTSGYGWLAVIGILASLVGVYYYFRIIIAMYFRPADETAVTVSSLHQVLLFVTAVLTIVLGLLPDLLLNISAMAEGK from the coding sequence ATGAAACCAATTCTCGTACTAACCGGCCTGGGCATTCTTACACTGCTAGCGGAACTCTTCCGCTTCAGAAAAGCCCTGTTTCCGCTGGTGATCATCGGTTTGCTGGGCGCTCTGGCCGCCACCATTTCTTATGCCTGGTATGACGACGGCGCTATGGGCACGTTCATAAACGGCATGCTGCGTTTCGGCAGCAAGGAGGCTGTTTCGTTCCCGATGATTACCTCGGCCATCATTATCACCACTGCTTTGTTGTGGTATCTGATGCAGAAGGATTTCCTGAGCGACGAAACCAACGAAACCGACCACACTGCGCTGGTTATGTTTATGCTGGCGGGTGCCATTATTCTTACCTGCTTCTCCAACCTCACCATGCTGTTCCTCGGCGTGGAAATTCTCTCCATTCCGCTGTATGTAATGGCCGGAAGCCGCAAAAACGATCTGCACTCCAATGAGTCGGCATTCAAGTACTTCCTTACAGGTTCTTTCGCTTCAGGTTTCCTGCTGTTCGGCATCACCCTTATTTACGGTGCGGTGGGTTCATTTGATATGAATGTAATTGGCGAAGTAATGATGGATACCGCCAAAGCTCAGCCTTCATTCCTCTATGCCGGTGTGGTATTGCTGCTGGTGGGTATGTTGTTTAAAGTGTCTGCTGCTCCGTTTCATTTCTGGGCTCCTGATGTGTATCAGGGTGCGCCCACACCGGTTACGGCGCTCATGTCAACAGTAGTAAAAACGGCCGCCATTGTAGCCATCGCAAACCTCTTCCTTTCAAAAGTGCTTGGTCCGCTGGCTTCATTCTGGGCTCCGGTGCTGGCGGTGTGCGCTGCGCTTACATTGCTCATTGGCAATATTTCGGCGGTTATGCAGACTTCGGTAAAACGTATGCTGGCCTTTTCGAGTATTTCGCATGCCGGTTTCCTTGTAATGGCTGTGGCCGCAGTAGGAAGCAGCATGGCGCCGAAAGCCATTTACTTCTACACCGCCGCCTACTCGATTGCTTCTATCACCGCATTTACCGTGCTGCTCAACGTAATTAAAGCACACCGCAACGATAATGTGGACAGCTTCAACGGGCTTGCCAAAAAGAATCCGCTGCTGGCCGTAACCATGACCATCGGTTTGCTTTCGCTGGCGGGTATTCCGCCCACGGCCGGTTTCTTTGGTAAGTATTTCATTTTTGCGGCCGCGTTTACATCAGGCTATGGCTGGCTGGCGGTTATTGGTATTCTGGCTTCGCTGGTGGGTGTGTATTATTACTTCCGCATCATTATAGCCATGTATTTCCGCCCGGCCGATGAAACCGCAGTTACTGTGAGCAGCCTGCATCAGGTGCTGCTGTTTGTTACGGCTGTGCTCACCATCGTACTCGGCCTGTTGCCTGATTTGCTGCTGAATATTTCGGCAATGGCAGAAGGGAAGTAG
- a CDS encoding NADH-quinone oxidoreductase subunit M, producing the protein MITASLIGLPLVFGLLLLFTRGEGVKRVALAASVITFLFALFACWTLQQNPADPNLETNSVWIASIGVNFHVAMGGISMILVLLTCLLTPLIILSSFRNQYENPSTFYALISFMQMALIGVFVAQDGFLFYIFWELALIPIYFICLLWGGENRGAITFKFFVYTLFGSLFMLAALIMLYIHTPANEAGVHSFDLMSLYGAHETMTAAQQGWVFWGLFLAFAIKMPVFPFHTWQPDTYVTAPTPGTMLLSGIMLKMGTYGLIVWLLPMVPDALEAWGPLAVTLSVISVVYASGMAIVQQDFKRLIAYSSIAHVGLIAAGIMAYTPGKTGTEGIAGAVMQMFSHGINVVGLFFIADILLKRTGTRELSKLGGIRNVNPQFAVLFLIILLGSVALPLTNGFVGEFLLMNGVYQYSATAAVFAGLTIILGAVYMLRSYQSIMLGESNSVTASFGALSGSEKALLLIICAAVIIFGVYPKPLLDLIQTDLRSLTLLMAPAAN; encoded by the coding sequence ATGATAACCGCATCACTCATCGGACTGCCACTTGTTTTCGGACTGCTTCTGCTCTTTACCCGGGGAGAAGGCGTGAAACGCGTGGCGCTGGCCGCCTCTGTAATTACCTTCCTATTTGCGCTTTTCGCATGCTGGACACTGCAGCAAAATCCGGCTGATCCCAACCTCGAAACCAATTCGGTGTGGATCGCTTCCATTGGCGTTAACTTTCACGTAGCTATGGGCGGCATCAGCATGATTCTTGTGCTGCTTACCTGTTTGCTCACTCCGCTCATTATCCTGAGCAGCTTCCGCAACCAGTACGAAAACCCGTCAACCTTCTACGCGCTTATTTCGTTTATGCAGATGGCGCTGATCGGTGTGTTTGTAGCACAAGACGGATTTCTGTTCTACATCTTCTGGGAACTTGCACTGATTCCGATTTACTTCATCTGCCTGCTTTGGGGAGGGGAAAACCGGGGTGCAATTACCTTCAAGTTTTTTGTGTACACCCTGTTTGGCAGCTTGTTTATGCTGGCTGCGCTTATCATGCTGTACATTCATACACCCGCCAACGAAGCCGGTGTACACAGCTTTGATCTGATGAGCCTTTACGGCGCACACGAGACCATGACTGCCGCTCAGCAGGGCTGGGTATTCTGGGGGCTGTTTCTTGCTTTTGCGATTAAAATGCCGGTGTTCCCTTTCCACACCTGGCAGCCTGATACCTACGTAACTGCGCCCACACCCGGCACGATGCTGCTTTCGGGCATTATGCTGAAAATGGGTACGTATGGCTTAATTGTGTGGCTGTTGCCCATGGTACCCGATGCGCTTGAAGCGTGGGGCCCGCTGGCTGTTACACTCAGCGTAATCAGCGTGGTGTATGCTTCGGGCATGGCCATTGTGCAGCAGGATTTCAAACGCCTTATTGCCTACTCGTCAATTGCACACGTAGGCCTGATTGCGGCAGGCATTATGGCTTACACGCCCGGCAAAACCGGCACCGAAGGCATTGCCGGCGCGGTAATGCAAATGTTCAGCCACGGTATTAACGTGGTGGGGCTTTTCTTCATTGCCGACATTCTGTTGAAGCGCACCGGTACACGCGAACTGAGCAAGCTTGGCGGTATCCGCAATGTAAATCCGCAGTTTGCCGTACTGTTCCTCATTATACTGCTTGGTTCAGTAGCACTGCCGCTTACCAATGGTTTTGTGGGCGAATTCCTGCTCATGAACGGTGTGTACCAGTACAGCGCAACAGCAGCAGTGTTTGCCGGTCTCACCATTATTCTCGGAGCCGTTTACATGCTGCGCAGCTACCAGAGTATTATGCTTGGCGAAAGCAACTCCGTTACAGCAAGCTTCGGCGCGCTGAGCGGCAGTGAAAAAGCCTTGCTGCTGATTATATGCGCCGCCGTTATCATCTTCGGCGTATATCCCAAACCTTTGCTTGATCTCATTCAGACCGACCTGCGCAGCCTTACGCTGCTGATGGCTCCGGCTGCCAACTAA